A single region of the Microlunatus panaciterrae genome encodes:
- the trpB gene encoding tryptophan synthase subunit beta, protein MPAVSLPDATGHFDRFGGKFVPEALYAALQQLEEAFVAANADPAFKTELDELLADYTGRPSPVTEARRFSEHAGGATILLKREDLNHTGSHKINNVLGQALLTRRMGKTRVIAETGAGQHGVATATAAALFGLECRVYMGKVDTERQALNVARMRLLGAEVIAVDSGTQTLKDAMNDAMRDWVASVDNTHYLIGSVAGPHPFPMIVREFQRVISTEARAQVLARYGRLPDAVAACVGGGSNALGIFADFIPDTEVGLYGFEAGGEGVDTGRHAATISAGEVGVLHGMRTFVLQNADGQTSESHSISAGLDYPGVGPEHAWLAKTGRASYEPITDSEAMDAFRLLTETEGIMPAIESAHAVAGALKLGRRLTEQGVEKPLILVNLSGRGDKDVDTAIEWFHVDTHGDSSTGAAQ, encoded by the coding sequence TTGCCAGCGGTATCTCTGCCCGACGCGACCGGCCACTTCGATCGTTTCGGCGGCAAGTTCGTACCCGAGGCGCTCTACGCCGCCCTGCAGCAGCTGGAGGAGGCGTTCGTCGCGGCCAATGCCGACCCGGCCTTCAAGACCGAGCTGGACGAGCTCCTGGCCGACTACACCGGTCGGCCGTCGCCGGTCACCGAGGCGCGACGGTTCAGCGAGCACGCCGGCGGTGCGACCATCCTGCTCAAGCGGGAGGACCTCAACCACACCGGCTCGCATAAGATCAACAACGTCCTCGGCCAGGCACTGCTGACCCGGAGGATGGGCAAGACGCGGGTCATCGCCGAGACGGGCGCCGGCCAGCACGGGGTGGCGACCGCGACCGCGGCCGCGCTGTTCGGGCTGGAGTGCCGCGTCTACATGGGCAAGGTGGACACCGAACGCCAGGCCCTCAACGTCGCGCGGATGCGGCTGCTCGGCGCAGAGGTGATCGCGGTCGACTCCGGTACCCAGACGCTGAAGGACGCGATGAACGACGCCATGCGCGACTGGGTGGCCTCGGTGGACAACACGCACTACCTGATCGGCAGCGTCGCCGGCCCGCACCCGTTCCCGATGATCGTTCGTGAGTTCCAACGGGTGATCAGCACCGAGGCCAGGGCTCAGGTGCTGGCCCGTTACGGCCGGCTGCCGGATGCGGTCGCAGCGTGTGTGGGTGGCGGTTCCAACGCGCTCGGCATCTTCGCCGACTTCATCCCCGACACCGAGGTGGGCCTGTACGGGTTCGAGGCCGGCGGTGAAGGGGTGGACACCGGCCGACATGCCGCGACCATCTCGGCCGGCGAGGTCGGGGTGCTGCACGGGATGCGCACCTTCGTCCTGCAGAACGCCGACGGCCAGACCAGCGAGTCGCATTCGATCTCAGCCGGGCTGGACTACCCCGGGGTCGGACCGGAGCACGCCTGGCTGGCCAAGACCGGCCGGGCCAGCTATGAGCCGATCACCGACAGCGAGGCGATGGACGCCTTCCGGCTGCTTACCGAGACCGAGGGGATCATGCCGGCGATCGAGTCCGCCCATGCCGTCGCCGGTGCGCTCAAGCTGGGCCGGCGGCTGACCGAGCAGGGGGTGGAGAAGCCGCTGATCCTGGTGAACCTCTCGGGCCGCGGCGATAAGGACGTGGACACGGCCATCGAGTGGTTCCACGTCGACACCCACGGCGACTCGTCCACCGGGGCGGCGCAGTGA
- a CDS encoding DsbA family protein, with amino-acid sequence MSNARSRAEQQRDLQLRRRRERRLLTAVAAGLVLLVVAGGVLLQTWRTHRTPSAATHSSAGFAPVSVEPGKPLLLGKAGAPVKITLYEDFHCPHCADFEEKLGPVITEQQNSGTVVVELFPMAFIDEGSLAASNAMACAAENGFGQSYYLGLFANHTLQWNQSQLIDLATRTAGGSRGRFDSCVTTGAHASWVDSINAAAQSAGVDSTPTMFLDGNPVDVGRLTPDTLRTMISEAAAK; translated from the coding sequence ATGAGCAACGCACGGAGCAGGGCCGAGCAGCAGCGTGACCTCCAGCTGAGACGGCGCCGGGAACGCCGGCTGCTGACCGCCGTCGCAGCCGGGCTGGTTCTGCTGGTGGTGGCCGGTGGCGTCCTGCTGCAGACCTGGCGCACCCACCGGACACCCTCCGCGGCGACCCACAGCTCGGCCGGCTTCGCTCCGGTGAGCGTCGAGCCCGGTAAGCCGCTGTTGCTGGGCAAGGCGGGCGCTCCGGTCAAGATCACCCTGTACGAGGACTTCCACTGTCCGCACTGCGCTGACTTCGAGGAGAAGCTGGGCCCGGTCATCACCGAGCAGCAGAACAGCGGCACCGTGGTCGTGGAGCTGTTCCCGATGGCCTTCATCGACGAGGGCTCGCTGGCGGCGTCGAACGCGATGGCCTGCGCGGCCGAGAACGGATTCGGGCAGAGCTACTACCTGGGACTGTTCGCGAACCACACTCTGCAGTGGAACCAGAGCCAGCTGATCGACCTGGCGACCCGGACTGCCGGCGGCTCCCGTGGTCGGTTCGACAGCTGTGTCACCACCGGGGCGCACGCCTCCTGGGTCGACTCCATCAACGCCGCCGCGCAGTCGGCCGGTGTCGACTCCACCCCCACCATGTTCCTCGACGGCAACCCGGTTGATGTCGGCCGGCTGACACCTGACACCCTCAGAACCATGATCTCCGAGGCCGCGGCGAAGTGA
- a CDS encoding TIGR03085 family metal-binding protein, whose translation MTFAKSERAELCDLLDKLGPDAPTLCSGWTTHDLAAHLWIRETDPVGAPGILARPLSGLTERRMAEARQRWEYSELVERIRNGPARFSVFAFPGVDEPANTTEYFVHHEDVRRAGDEPMPARDLGEETEDWMWRRLKLMGRAYFRRSQVGVILERLPSASAKPVAPGADNPNALRVMSGRQIVTLVGQPSELLLFAHGRNTVAEVKVVGEPEAIDLLHTTDLSS comes from the coding sequence ATGACGTTCGCGAAGTCTGAGCGCGCCGAGCTGTGCGACCTGTTGGACAAGCTCGGCCCAGACGCCCCCACGCTCTGCAGCGGTTGGACCACCCACGACCTGGCGGCCCACCTGTGGATTCGCGAGACCGACCCGGTCGGCGCTCCCGGCATCCTGGCCCGGCCGCTGTCGGGCCTGACCGAGCGCCGGATGGCGGAGGCACGGCAGCGCTGGGAGTACAGCGAGCTGGTCGAGCGGATCCGGAACGGTCCGGCCCGGTTCTCGGTGTTCGCCTTCCCGGGCGTCGACGAGCCGGCGAACACCACCGAGTACTTCGTGCACCACGAGGATGTGCGCCGGGCCGGCGACGAGCCGATGCCTGCCCGCGACCTCGGCGAGGAGACCGAGGACTGGATGTGGCGGCGGCTCAAGCTGATGGGCCGGGCCTACTTCCGCCGGTCCCAGGTGGGGGTGATCCTGGAGCGGCTGCCGTCCGCGTCAGCCAAGCCGGTTGCTCCCGGAGCCGACAACCCGAACGCGTTGCGGGTGATGAGCGGTCGGCAGATCGTCACCCTGGTGGGCCAGCCGAGCGAGCTGTTGCTGTTCGCCCACGGCCGCAACACGGTCGCCGAGGTCAAGGTCGTGGGTGAGCCGGAGGCGATCGACCTGCTGCACACGACCGACCTCAGCTCCTGA
- a CDS encoding SCO family protein: MTRTCHRLSLALVAGLLVLVAGCTASGSDNPAGVQVRRSADPSGFRGAALAEPYTMPDQSFTDTSGQAYNLRTTSSRPVTLLFFGYTHCPDVCTGVMSDVATALSRMDPSARERIQVVFVTTDPARDNEKTIRAYLDRFDPDFVGLTGDLPAIKTVAGRVGVDIEGMKKLPSGGYEVGHSAQVLGFGKDHKARVLWTPSTAVGDLMHDFDLLVAKQQ, encoded by the coding sequence GTGACGAGAACCTGCCACCGGCTGTCCCTGGCACTCGTCGCCGGGCTGCTGGTGCTCGTGGCCGGGTGCACGGCGTCGGGTTCCGACAACCCGGCCGGCGTCCAGGTGCGGCGGTCGGCGGATCCCAGCGGCTTCCGTGGCGCCGCGCTGGCGGAGCCGTACACCATGCCCGACCAGTCGTTCACCGACACCTCGGGCCAGGCCTACAACCTGCGAACCACCTCGTCGCGACCGGTGACACTGCTCTTCTTCGGCTACACCCACTGTCCCGACGTCTGCACGGGGGTGATGTCCGATGTGGCCACTGCGCTCAGCCGGATGGATCCCTCGGCACGGGAGCGGATCCAGGTCGTCTTCGTCACCACCGACCCGGCCAGGGACAACGAGAAGACCATCCGCGCCTACCTCGACCGCTTCGACCCCGACTTCGTCGGTCTGACCGGCGACCTGCCTGCCATCAAGACCGTGGCCGGGCGGGTCGGTGTCGACATCGAGGGGATGAAGAAACTGCCCAGCGGCGGCTACGAGGTCGGCCACTCGGCGCAGGTGCTCGGGTTCGGCAAGGACCACAAGGCGAGGGTGCTGTGGACCCCGTCGACGGCGGTCGGCGACCTGATGCACGACTTCGACCTGCTGGTCGCCAAGCAGCAGTGA
- the trpA gene encoding tryptophan synthase subunit alpha produces MTGRRFAEIRAQGRGALVGYLPVGYPDVPISLAAMRALTGEGDAPGVDLVEIGMPYSDPVMDGATIQKAGTRALQRGVRTADVFAAVGAVAATGTPAVVMIYWNLVERYGADAFARDLKNAGGAGLITPDLTPDEAQEWFEASDAHGLDRIFLVSPSSTDDRLARTVSSCRGWVYATSLMGVTGTRTQTSSLAPALVRRIRTLDPEAMVGVGLGVSNGAQAREVAEFADAVIVGSALLNPLLTADDAGRPEDLSGLRTVVADLAAGVRSGTSLASQGLSGS; encoded by the coding sequence ATCACCGGCCGCCGGTTCGCCGAGATCCGGGCGCAGGGCCGGGGTGCCCTGGTGGGGTACCTCCCGGTGGGCTACCCCGACGTGCCGATCTCGCTGGCGGCGATGCGGGCGCTGACCGGCGAGGGAGACGCTCCCGGCGTCGACCTGGTCGAGATCGGGATGCCCTACAGCGATCCGGTAATGGACGGTGCGACGATCCAGAAGGCCGGCACCCGCGCCCTGCAGCGTGGCGTCCGGACCGCGGACGTCTTCGCCGCTGTCGGCGCCGTCGCCGCCACCGGCACCCCGGCCGTCGTGATGATCTATTGGAACCTCGTCGAGCGCTACGGCGCCGACGCCTTCGCGCGGGACCTCAAGAACGCCGGGGGCGCCGGGCTGATCACGCCGGACCTGACCCCGGACGAGGCGCAGGAGTGGTTCGAGGCCTCCGACGCGCACGGTTTGGACCGGATCTTCCTCGTCTCGCCGTCGTCGACCGACGACCGGCTGGCCCGGACGGTGTCATCCTGCCGGGGGTGGGTGTACGCGACGTCGCTGATGGGCGTCACCGGCACCCGGACCCAGACCTCGTCGCTGGCCCCCGCCCTGGTCCGGCGGATCCGGACGCTCGACCCGGAGGCGATGGTCGGCGTCGGGCTCGGGGTGTCCAACGGTGCCCAGGCCCGCGAGGTCGCCGAGTTCGCCGATGCCGTCATCGTCGGCTCGGCACTGCTGAACCCGCTGCTGACCGCCGACGACGCCGGACGGCCGGAGGACCTCTCCGGTCTGCGTACCGTCGTCGCCGACCTGGCCGCCGGTGTCCGGTCGGGAACTTCGCTGGCATCCCAGGGGTTAAGCGGGTCGTGA
- a CDS encoding anthranilate synthase component I produces the protein MSQDGLVTPSLQEFREQARSRRVIPVTQRFLADAETAVGLYLKLSGSRPGTYLLESAEQGVWSRYSFIGVRAAAVLTERDGQAHWTGHAPAGLPTGGDPLAAVAETLRLLHTPRSAGLPPFTSGLVGYIGYDAVRRMERLPDSNPDDLHIPELAFLLASDLAVLDHHQGEVWLVANAINFDATDERVDDAYADAVARVQAMAEALAAPTPSAVVAVSRDNVLPIRRQRTSAEHQASVAAAVEEIKSGEAFQIVVSQRFEVDTDADALDIYRVLRLTNPSPYMYLLRLDGFDIVGSSPEALVTVKGDTAITHPIAGSKPRGATPAEDAALEAELLADEKERAEHVMLVDLGRNDLGRVCIPGTVEVVEFMNVRRYSHITHLESTVTGTIAPGRSALDVLMATFPAGTLSGAPKVRAMEIIDRLEVARRGLYGGIVGYLDFAGDADAAIAIRTALLRDGVAYVQAGGGIVADSDPATEDQETQNKAAAVVRAISIAQSFRPAGSG, from the coding sequence ATGAGCCAGGACGGCCTGGTCACCCCTTCGCTGCAGGAGTTCCGCGAACAGGCCCGCAGCCGCCGGGTGATTCCGGTCACCCAGCGCTTCCTGGCCGACGCCGAGACGGCGGTCGGGCTGTACCTCAAGCTGAGTGGCAGCCGTCCCGGCACCTATCTGCTCGAGTCGGCCGAGCAGGGAGTCTGGTCGCGCTACTCGTTCATCGGTGTCCGTGCTGCAGCGGTGCTGACCGAGCGGGACGGCCAGGCGCACTGGACCGGTCACGCCCCAGCCGGGCTGCCCACCGGTGGCGACCCGCTGGCCGCCGTCGCCGAGACCCTGCGGCTGTTGCACACCCCGCGCTCAGCAGGGCTGCCGCCGTTCACCTCAGGGCTGGTCGGCTACATCGGCTATGACGCCGTACGGCGGATGGAGAGGCTGCCCGACTCCAACCCCGACGACCTGCACATCCCCGAACTGGCCTTCCTGCTGGCCTCGGACCTGGCCGTGCTGGACCATCACCAGGGCGAGGTCTGGCTGGTGGCCAACGCCATCAACTTCGACGCCACCGACGAGCGGGTCGACGACGCGTACGCCGACGCCGTGGCCCGGGTGCAGGCGATGGCAGAGGCGCTGGCCGCGCCCACCCCGTCAGCGGTGGTCGCCGTCAGCCGGGACAACGTGCTGCCGATCCGTCGGCAGCGCACGTCGGCCGAGCACCAGGCGAGCGTGGCCGCCGCGGTGGAGGAGATCAAGTCCGGTGAGGCGTTCCAGATCGTCGTCAGCCAGCGGTTCGAGGTGGACACCGACGCCGATGCGCTCGACATCTACCGGGTGCTGCGGCTGACCAACCCCAGCCCGTACATGTACCTGCTGCGACTGGACGGGTTCGACATCGTCGGGTCCAGCCCCGAGGCGCTGGTGACGGTCAAGGGCGACACCGCCATCACCCATCCGATCGCCGGGTCCAAGCCACGCGGGGCAACTCCGGCCGAGGACGCCGCCCTGGAGGCGGAGCTGCTGGCCGACGAGAAGGAGCGGGCCGAGCATGTGATGCTGGTCGATCTCGGCCGCAACGATCTCGGCCGCGTCTGCATCCCGGGCACGGTCGAGGTGGTGGAGTTCATGAACGTCCGTCGCTACAGCCACATCACCCACCTGGAGTCGACCGTGACCGGCACGATCGCGCCGGGTCGCAGCGCACTGGACGTGCTGATGGCCACCTTCCCGGCCGGCACACTGTCCGGCGCCCCGAAGGTCCGGGCGATGGAGATCATCGATCGACTCGAGGTGGCTCGGCGCGGGCTCTACGGTGGCATCGTCGGCTACCTCGACTTCGCCGGCGACGCCGACGCCGCGATCGCCATCCGGACGGCGCTGCTCCGCGACGGGGTGGCGTACGTCCAGGCCGGGGGTGGCATCGTGGCTGACTCCGACCCGGCCACCGAGGACCAGGAGACACAGAACAAGGCGGCCGCCGTGGTCCGGGCCATCTCGATCGCCCAGTCGTTCCGGCCGGCAGGCTCCGGATGA
- a CDS encoding HGxxPAAW family protein, protein MTETRGTTSRGTGHAGRREVHHGRTPAAWAGVTIAFVGLLVIAAAMFMGPNMTVFWVGIALVALALVVTAVMRKLGYGADG, encoded by the coding sequence ATGACCGAGACACGAGGGACGACCAGCCGGGGCACCGGGCACGCCGGACGTCGCGAGGTTCATCATGGACGCACCCCGGCCGCCTGGGCGGGCGTCACCATCGCCTTCGTCGGACTACTGGTCATCGCCGCCGCGATGTTCATGGGCCCGAACATGACCGTGTTCTGGGTCGGCATCGCCCTGGTGGCGCTGGCCCTGGTGGTGACAGCGGTGATGCGCAAGCTGGGCTACGGGGCAGACGGCTAA
- a CDS encoding Trp biosynthesis-associated membrane protein, producing MRSRAVALGGAAIGGVLALISSSRPWWRAAAEGTGVAFTGSDVSAGLTQALAVVVLAGVLLALTLRSRGRRVLGVILALIGAGAVVVGLLRLRPSPVDVQTRLREVTLLDQYALTATAWPQVFACAGLLVLVGAVLMVVRSDRWPQRTDWFQRTAVADEPPADQDPAVLWKALDAGIDPTTPPDETSARISDRMGRDSSSTRPPGIDAE from the coding sequence ATGAGAAGCCGCGCCGTCGCGCTGGGAGGTGCTGCGATCGGCGGCGTGCTGGCCCTCATCTCGTCGTCTCGTCCGTGGTGGCGGGCGGCGGCCGAGGGGACCGGTGTCGCTTTCACCGGCAGCGACGTGAGCGCAGGGTTGACCCAGGCGCTGGCGGTGGTGGTGCTGGCGGGCGTGCTGCTGGCACTCACGCTGCGGTCACGGGGCCGCCGGGTGCTCGGTGTCATCTTGGCCTTGATCGGTGCCGGCGCGGTGGTGGTAGGGCTGCTCCGCCTCCGACCGAGCCCGGTCGACGTCCAGACGCGGCTGCGTGAGGTCACGCTGCTGGACCAGTACGCGCTGACCGCGACCGCCTGGCCGCAGGTGTTCGCCTGCGCCGGGCTGCTGGTGCTGGTCGGTGCGGTGCTGATGGTTGTCCGGTCTGACCGCTGGCCGCAACGCACCGACTGGTTCCAGCGGACGGCCGTCGCCGACGAGCCGCCGGCCGATCAGGACCCGGCAGTGCTGTGGAAGGCGCTGGACGCGGGAATCGACCCCACGACACCCCCCGATGAGACATCGGCACGGATAAGCGACAGAATGGGCCGGGACAGCTCGAGCACACGCCCGCCAGGGATCGACGCGGAATGA
- a CDS encoding PQQ-dependent sugar dehydrogenase — protein sequence MSTLRGLARAVAAMIGVALVAGCSGPASQPAAGTRTAGATPSASSPAAPTSAPQTRAASPTRISTAATAGSSATEAAGRHGPLRARDVVTGLTSPWGLAFLSDGTALVAERDTGRILRVAPTGRTTQVQRITDSRPSSEGGLLGLAVAPDQKTVFAYYSARRDNRVVAMSWDGAALGRSRAVIDGIPESGRHNGGQLTFGPDGYLYVATGDATEPAQSQDKKSLAGKILRITPQGRPAPGNPFGNEVFSLGHRNVQGLAFDPQGRLWASEFGDQTWDELNLIIKGGNYGWPAAEGSAQLDGMINPKVVWRTDDASPSGLAYWRGSLWMAGLRGKRLWQIPLDGTRTGEPKSHFAGRYGRLRAVKALPNGSGLWLGTSNTDGRGQPKPGDDRLLSVTG from the coding sequence GTGTCCACCCTCCGAGGTCTCGCCCGCGCCGTCGCAGCAATGATCGGCGTCGCCCTGGTGGCTGGCTGCAGCGGCCCGGCCAGTCAGCCCGCTGCAGGGACCCGCACCGCCGGTGCCACGCCCAGCGCCAGCAGCCCGGCAGCCCCGACCAGTGCTCCGCAGACGAGAGCTGCGAGCCCCACCCGAATCTCCACCGCTGCGACAGCAGGCTCGTCGGCGACCGAAGCGGCCGGAAGGCACGGGCCGCTGCGCGCCCGCGACGTGGTCACCGGTCTCACCTCTCCCTGGGGCCTGGCTTTCCTGTCCGACGGCACCGCCCTGGTGGCCGAACGCGACACCGGTCGGATCCTGCGGGTCGCCCCCACCGGCCGCACGACGCAGGTGCAGCGGATCACCGACAGCCGACCGTCCTCCGAGGGCGGGCTGCTGGGTCTGGCGGTGGCGCCGGACCAGAAGACGGTCTTCGCCTACTACTCGGCCAGACGGGACAACCGGGTGGTGGCGATGAGCTGGGACGGCGCTGCGCTGGGCAGGTCGAGGGCGGTGATCGACGGCATCCCCGAGTCGGGCCGGCACAACGGCGGCCAGCTGACCTTCGGCCCCGACGGCTATCTCTACGTCGCCACCGGTGACGCCACCGAGCCGGCGCAGTCCCAGGACAAGAAGTCCCTGGCCGGCAAGATCCTGCGGATCACCCCTCAGGGCAGGCCGGCGCCCGGGAACCCCTTCGGCAACGAGGTCTTCAGCCTCGGCCACCGCAACGTGCAGGGCCTGGCCTTCGACCCGCAGGGAAGGCTCTGGGCCTCGGAGTTCGGCGACCAGACGTGGGACGAGCTGAACCTGATCATCAAGGGCGGCAACTACGGCTGGCCGGCCGCGGAGGGCTCCGCCCAGCTCGACGGGATGATCAACCCGAAGGTGGTCTGGCGCACCGACGACGCCTCGCCATCCGGGTTGGCCTACTGGCGGGGATCGCTGTGGATGGCCGGTCTTCGCGGCAAGCGGTTGTGGCAGATTCCGCTCGACGGCACCAGGACCGGCGAGCCGAAATCCCATTTCGCCGGTCGGTACGGCAGGCTGAGGGCGGTCAAGGCCCTCCCCAACGGGAGCGGCCTGTGGCTCGGCACCTCGAACACCGACGGCCGAGGCCAGCCGAAACCCGGTGACGACCGGTTGCTCAGTGTCACCGGATAG
- a CDS encoding DoxX family protein, protein MNTTGPVAVWVSTAARLPLAAVFVVAGALKVVDPVASVQAVRAYQLLPAGLETLVGWGLPFAEIALGLLILVGLHTRAAAAVAGLLLLTFIGGVISVAARGLSIDCGCFGGGGRVAPGQTAYAAEIARDVGLLLAAGWLVWRPRSHLSVDGAFGAHRVYRYEDTRVQEFGDEESR, encoded by the coding sequence GTGAACACCACCGGCCCGGTGGCGGTGTGGGTCTCCACCGCGGCCCGTCTTCCGCTGGCCGCGGTCTTCGTCGTCGCCGGCGCCCTCAAGGTGGTGGACCCGGTCGCCTCGGTCCAGGCCGTCCGGGCCTACCAGCTGCTGCCTGCCGGGCTGGAGACGTTGGTGGGCTGGGGACTGCCGTTCGCGGAGATCGCCCTCGGGCTGCTGATCCTGGTGGGCCTGCATACTCGCGCCGCCGCGGCCGTCGCCGGCCTGCTGTTGCTGACCTTCATCGGTGGGGTGATCTCGGTAGCCGCCCGCGGGCTGAGCATCGACTGTGGCTGCTTCGGCGGCGGCGGTCGGGTGGCACCCGGCCAGACGGCCTATGCTGCCGAGATCGCGCGTGACGTCGGACTGCTGCTGGCGGCCGGTTGGCTGGTGTGGCGGCCGCGCAGCCACCTCAGCGTGGACGGCGCCTTCGGAGCCCACAGGGTCTACCGGTACGAGGACACGCGGGTCCAGGAGTTCGGGGACGAGGAGAGTCGATGA
- the hisI gene encoding phosphoribosyl-AMP cyclohydrolase codes for MTSSSSDLDPTIAERLKRNDAGLVPAIVQEESTGEVLMLAWMDDTALHRTLTTGRSTFFSRSRNSYWVKGEQSGNAQWVREVRLDCDGDTVLLKVHQEGPACHTGTRSCFDDRRLPAVVITPGAEGQR; via the coding sequence GTGACGTCCAGCAGCTCCGACCTCGACCCGACCATCGCCGAACGGCTCAAACGCAACGACGCCGGCCTGGTCCCGGCCATCGTCCAGGAGGAGTCGACAGGTGAGGTGCTGATGCTGGCCTGGATGGATGACACCGCGCTGCACCGCACCCTGACCACGGGTCGCAGCACCTTCTTCTCCCGCAGCCGCAACAGCTACTGGGTCAAGGGTGAGCAGAGCGGGAACGCCCAGTGGGTCCGCGAGGTCCGGTTGGACTGCGACGGGGACACGGTGCTGCTCAAGGTGCACCAGGAGGGTCCGGCCTGTCACACCGGCACCCGCAGCTGCTTCGACGACCGCCGACTGCCGGCGGTCGTCATCACCCCCGGCGCGGAGGGGCAGCGATGA
- the trpC gene encoding indole-3-glycerol phosphate synthase TrpC gives MGALEDIIDGVREDLAVRQSEVSIDRLKERVHHIDPALDPMPAFRAPGVAVIAEVKRASPSRGSLAEIADPAALAHEYELGGAAAISVLTEQRRFSGTLNDLVRVRLAVDIPVLRKDFIVTAYQLFEARAAGADLALLIVAALNDDELSGLVERAESIGLTPVVEVHTEEEISRAVDAGARVIGVNARNLKTLEVDPTTFARLAPKIPDGIVRIAESGVRGPRDVIDLARAGADVILVGEALVTGRDPREGVADLVAAGAHPAVHRS, from the coding sequence GTGGGTGCACTAGAAGACATCATCGACGGGGTACGCGAGGACCTGGCGGTCCGCCAGTCCGAGGTGAGTATCGACCGGCTGAAGGAGCGGGTGCACCACATCGACCCGGCCCTCGACCCGATGCCGGCGTTCCGGGCCCCCGGGGTGGCCGTCATCGCGGAGGTCAAGCGTGCCAGCCCCAGCCGCGGGTCGCTGGCCGAGATCGCCGACCCGGCCGCTCTGGCCCACGAGTACGAGCTCGGTGGGGCCGCGGCGATCTCGGTCCTGACCGAGCAGCGCCGCTTCTCCGGCACCCTGAACGACCTGGTGCGGGTCCGGCTGGCCGTCGACATCCCGGTCCTGCGCAAGGACTTCATCGTCACCGCCTACCAGCTCTTCGAAGCCCGTGCCGCCGGCGCCGACCTGGCGCTGTTGATCGTGGCCGCGCTCAACGACGACGAGCTCAGCGGCCTGGTCGAGCGGGCCGAGTCGATCGGCCTGACCCCTGTGGTGGAGGTGCACACCGAGGAGGAGATCAGCAGGGCGGTCGACGCCGGTGCCCGGGTGATCGGCGTGAACGCGCGTAACCTGAAGACGCTGGAGGTCGACCCGACCACCTTCGCGCGGCTGGCCCCGAAGATCCCCGACGGCATCGTCCGGATCGCGGAGTCGGGCGTTCGGGGCCCTCGGGATGTGATCGACTTGGCGCGAGCAGGTGCCGACGTGATCCTGGTCGGTGAGGCGCTGGTGACCGGCCGCGATCCCCGCGAAGGGGTTGCCGACCTGGTGGCCGCGGGGGCCCACCCCGCTGTGCATCGGTCCTGA